CTGGACGAAATGACGCGCCAGGCCGATTTTCCTGCGCGCCGCATCAACGGCACGGCGGTCTCGGAAGGAGATCATCTCACGGTCTTCACGATCTCCATCAAGCCCCGCGATGACGCGAGGATTATCCAGTTAACCATCTGGGACACGCCCGCGGACCTGAAGCACCCGGAAATTAGTAAGGACGTTGACCTTCTTCTTTCGAGCTTCAAGCCTGCGCCGTAGGCGTGGCGGGTTCATTTTGCAAATGGCCGCAGGCCGCGCGTAAGGAAGATTTTATGAATAGTGCTCTCGCCCGCTGGACCGTAATTTTCTTCCTGGCTGTTTTGTCGCCGGTTGTTTTGCCGGGTCAAACCAATTGCGAGGAAGGTGACGCGGTGTTGAATCTTGCCCCGCTGCAGGGCATTAGGGTGCAGAAGATCATCCAAAAGTTTGCCGCCAAAGAATCTGTTTTCCGGCAGGCCCGGGATCACTACACATACACGCAGGACGTAACCGTTCAGACCGTCGACGGCCGCAGCGTGGACGGCGAATACCGGCAAGTCTCAGACATTTCCTATGACGATAAGGGCAACCGCGTGGAGACCGTTACCTATGCACCCCCGAACACGCTGGTCCGCGTTGTGATGAGCCGGGAAGACCTCGACGACATTCGCAACCGCCTGCCCTTTGTTCCTAGCACCGAAGGCCTGACCCGGTATTACGTTGTTTACGCCGGCCAGCAACACCTGGACGAAATAGACACCTATGTTTTTGATATGGCGCCCAAGACCATGGAAGCGGGAAAACGCTATTTCCAGGGGCGCATCTGGGTTGACGACCATGACCTGCAGATCGTGAAAACCTGCGGCAAAAACGTCTCCGCCGCGGCGAGCAAGAAACCTGACTCATCCCAAGAGGACCTGACTCCCAAGTTCGTTACCTACCGGGAGCAGATTGACGGAGAATACTGGTTCCCTACGTACATGCGGGCCGATGACATTCTGCACTTCGCCGGCAATGACGTCCACATCCGGGAGATCATCAAGTACACGAGCTACAAACGCGTTGGCTCAAAAGTCAAGAAACCGCAGTAGGCCCGGAGGGCGGCGGCATTTTCGTCGCGACCAGCACCTCCAATAGAGCTGCCGTGTTACGAACGCTTCCCGAGACGGTGATGAGTGCTTCCGAGACCGGAAGATGTTGTTCCGCCAGCGAGTCAAGACGGTCGCTCACGCCGTAGAGTTGCTGAACTTCGTGCAGAATCGCTTTCGGATGCATGGTTGCGCTGCTTTCCTGTAAGAGGAAGCTGGACTAGCTTTTGTCGTAGTCGTCTAACTTCTTCAATATGCATCATCGTAATCGTGGCTAAGACGAATGTCTGATCACATTGGACCACCTTGAGCGCTCGATTTGTACGACGCGCCAGGAGTGTGCGCGGAGTGATTCCCTTCTTCGAGTACTAATTGGGATACTCATACACCCCCTTGCCCGACTTGCGGCCCAGACGTCCGGCTTTGACGTACTGGACCAATAACGGGCAAGGACGAAACTTCTCGCCCAGGGATTTATGCAGATATTCCAGAATGTGCAGGCGGGTATCGAGGCCCACCAGATCCACCAGCTCGAACGGCCCCATGGGATGGTTCAATCCGAGCTTCAGGGCCTTATCAATGTCAGCGGCTGAGGCGATGCCCTCTTGCAGCATGTAAAAAGCTTCATTGCCGATCATGGCGTTGATGCGGCTGGTGATGAAGCCGGGTGACTCCTTGACCACTACAACTTCTTTGCCCATGCGGCGGCCCACTTCAACCGCGGCGGCAAGAGTTTCGTCGTCGGTTTCGAGCGCGCGCACAACTTCCAGCAACTTCATTTTGTGCACCGGATTGAAGAAGTGCATCCCCAGGCATTTGGGAGCGCGATAGGTGACCGAGGCAATCTCGGTGATGCTCAACGACGAAGTGTTGGAGGCGATGATGGTGCCGGGGCGACAGACTTTATCGAGCAGGGTGAAGATTTCGATCTTCGATTCCATTTCTTCGGGGACGGCTTCAATCACCAGGTCGGCGGCGCGGGCGGCTTCTTCCACGGTGCCGGCGTATTCAACGCGGGCCAGGGCGGCGTCGGCTTCTTCTTTTTTGACTTTTCCCAGCTCGACGGCTTTTTCGAGGTTGGTGCGGATTTCGCTTTCGGCTTTGCGCAGGCTGGCGGGAAGAATGTCTTCGAGAATGGTGCGATATCCGCCCAGCGCCGCGGCGTGAGCGATGCCCCGCCCCATGATGCCGGCGCCGATGACGGCAACGGTCCTGACCTCGGCCATTAGAGGGGCTTCTCCAGGCTCTCCAGGATTTTCATGTAATTCGGCTCGGAGTTGCGCATGTACTCGGCCAGGCGCTTGCGCTCCTCGGGGCTCATGGAACTCATGTTGGCACTGATGCGCCGCAGGGTGGCGGCAATGTCGTCTACGTAATTCATCATGCGGATGATCTCACCGGTGGCTTGCACCATGGATAGGCTCTCCTTGCCCTCAGTTTACGTGGTTCACCGTGGGCGAATCTCTTATTTTCAAGGTTCGATGGGATTTAGTAAAGCGCAAGCAGGAATTAAACCGCAGAGGACGCGGAGTCACGCAGAGGATTTTTGAATGGCGTAAACTGAACGGATATGGCTCAGGAAAATACCACGCAGACAAGCGAGTCTTTAAATTCTTTGACCCAGAACTCTTTGGCGCAAGCCTCTTCTTCTTATCTGCGTTCGGCGATGCATCAGCCCATTCATTGGCATGAGTGGGGCGAGGCCGCCTTTGCTGCCGCCAGGCAGCAGAACAAGCCTGTGCTGCTCGATATTGGCGCGGTGTGGTGCCACTGGTGCCATGTGATGGACCGCGAGTCCTACGAGAACCCCGAGGTGGCCAAGATCATCAATGAGCACTTCATCGCGGTCAAGGTAGACCGCGACGAGCGCCCTGACGTAGACAGCCGCTACCAGGCGGCGGTTTCAGCGATCAGCGGACAGGGTGGCTGGCCGCTGACGGCGTTCCTCACTCCTGACGGCAAGCCGTTTTATGGTGGGACATATTTTCCTCCTGAAGAGCATTACGGCCGGCCCGGATTCAAGCGTGTGCTGCTTTCCATCGCGCAGGCTTATCAGGAGAAACACGGCGACGTGATGGAATCGGCAGATAAAGTCATGAGCGCCATCTCGCACGCCGAGGCTTTTGCCGGACGCAGCGCCGACTTCTCGCCCGAACTGGTCGACAAGATTGTCAGCTCCGCGGCGAAGCTGTTTGATGTGCAGCATGGCGGCTTCGGCAGCCAGCCGAAATTTCCTCATCCGGCAATCATGGACCTGCTGATTGACCGCTACGGCCGCACCCACGCCGACTTTCTCAAAACCATCATCACCACGACGCTGGAAAAGATGGCGCAGGGCGGCGTCTACGATCAGCTTGCCGGGGGCTTTCATCGCTACTCGGTGGATGATCGCTGGATTGTGCCCCACTTCGAGAAAATGTCGTATGACAATGCCGGGCTGCTGCTGAATTACGTGCACGGATACCAGGCGACCAGGAATGAATTCTTTGGCGACGTGGCGCGCGACATCATCCGCTGGATGGATGAGTGGCTGAGCGACCGCGAGCGCGGCGGCTTCTACGGCTCGCAAGATGCCGACATC
This Terriglobales bacterium DNA region includes the following protein-coding sequences:
- a CDS encoding 3-hydroxyacyl-CoA dehydrogenase NAD-binding domain-containing protein codes for the protein MAEVRTVAVIGAGIMGRGIAHAAALGGYRTILEDILPASLRKAESEIRTNLEKAVELGKVKKEEADAALARVEYAGTVEEAARAADLVIEAVPEEMESKIEIFTLLDKVCRPGTIIASNTSSLSITEIASVTYRAPKCLGMHFFNPVHKMKLLEVVRALETDDETLAAAVEVGRRMGKEVVVVKESPGFITSRINAMIGNEAFYMLQEGIASAADIDKALKLGLNHPMGPFELVDLVGLDTRLHILEYLHKSLGEKFRPCPLLVQYVKAGRLGRKSGKGVYEYPN